The following are from one region of the Ruficoccus sp. ZRK36 genome:
- a CDS encoding ABC transporter permease: MNKGFNKAHLLRLRGFLRKEALQIRRDPSSILLALVLPILLLVLLGYGVSLNPVNVPLAWVDDSPSEASRDLRGSFEGNSYYVLTTCASLHEAQQLVETGRVDGIIHLQSDFDRRVARGETAPVQLLLNGVDANRANIVRGYVGATLGVWTQKRASWGTPVAQSGAVVNARLWFNAASESRNFLVPGLIVIIMTVTGTLLTALIIARESERGTLEAILATPLRVYEFLIGKTLPYFVLGMLGFFLSVAGGIFVFGVPLRGSFWLLTLCSSVFLLAALGLGLALSARVRVQFVAAQLSMIIGFLPAFFLSGLIFDLHSTPDFVQALSYLVPARYFVSICQTLFLAGDVWSVVGPALLALSFFGVLFFVLARKNLSLRIKR, encoded by the coding sequence ATGAACAAGGGCTTTAACAAAGCACACCTCCTGCGCTTACGTGGTTTCCTGCGTAAGGAGGCGCTGCAGATCCGTCGTGACCCGAGCAGCATCCTGCTGGCGCTGGTGCTGCCGATCTTGCTGCTCGTCCTGCTCGGCTACGGCGTATCGCTCAACCCGGTCAATGTCCCGCTGGCCTGGGTGGATGACAGTCCCTCGGAAGCCTCGCGGGATCTGCGGGGTTCCTTTGAGGGTAACTCTTACTATGTGCTGACGACGTGTGCCTCGCTGCATGAGGCGCAGCAACTGGTCGAGACCGGGCGGGTGGACGGCATCATCCATCTGCAAAGTGATTTTGACCGCCGGGTCGCCCGTGGCGAGACCGCTCCGGTGCAGCTCCTGCTCAACGGCGTGGACGCCAACCGTGCCAATATCGTGCGCGGCTATGTCGGGGCGACACTGGGCGTATGGACGCAGAAGCGAGCCTCCTGGGGTACGCCGGTGGCGCAGAGCGGGGCCGTGGTCAACGCGCGCCTGTGGTTTAATGCCGCCAGCGAGAGCCGCAACTTTCTCGTGCCGGGCCTGATCGTGATTATCATGACCGTGACGGGGACGCTGCTCACGGCGCTCATTATCGCCCGTGAAAGCGAACGCGGCACACTGGAGGCCATTCTGGCCACACCGCTGCGGGTCTATGAATTTCTGATCGGGAAGACGCTGCCGTACTTCGTGCTCGGCATGCTCGGTTTCTTTCTATCGGTGGCCGGAGGCATCTTTGTATTCGGAGTGCCGCTGCGCGGCTCGTTCTGGCTGCTGACACTTTGCAGCAGCGTCTTCCTGCTCGCAGCGCTTGGTCTGGGGCTGGCGTTGTCGGCGCGGGTGCGGGTACAGTTTGTGGCGGCACAGCTTTCGATGATTATCGGCTTCCTCCCGGCCTTCTTCCTGTCGGGACTGATCTTCGACCTGCATAGCACGCCGGATTTTGTCCAGGCGCTCAGCTATCTGGTGCCCGCGCGTTATTTCGTGTCGATCTGCCAGACGCTTTTCCTGGCCGGAGACGTCTGGTCCGTGGTCGGCCCGGCCTTGCTCGCGCTGTCATTCTTTGGCGTGCTCTTTTTTGTCCTGGCCCGCAAGAACCTCAGCCTGAGGATTAAGCGATGA
- a CDS encoding ABC transporter permease: MKTALRRLWTLILKEFMLILRDPKSRMVVISPPILQFFLFGYAATFDVSHVRYAYLDESRSAASRTLLAAFDGSDAFELTDVLQSPQQFDAMIDARKVALIIHIGQSFERDLAAGRPAQVQIIGDGRNSNVATVAIGYAGEIVEAFNRDPWGASAMPETVRLVDRAWYNSNLLSRWFIVSALAATIGMVIVLLLASLSVAREREFGTFDQLMVAPFRPWEILVGKSVPGIAFGLLDGLLLSLGAIYWFDVPFRGTFMALVPALLVFFVSIVGVGLLISSLSLTMQQGLLGAFTFIMPSVILSGFATPVSNMPEWLQTVTLVNPLRYAVHALRDIFLQGADLPQVWPQIWPMILIACVTLPLAAWMFRNRTE; encoded by the coding sequence ATGAAGACCGCCCTGCGACGTCTGTGGACCCTGATCCTGAAGGAGTTTATGCTCATCCTGCGCGACCCGAAAAGCCGCATGGTGGTGATCAGCCCGCCGATTCTGCAGTTTTTTCTTTTCGGCTATGCGGCGACCTTTGACGTGTCGCATGTGCGCTATGCCTACCTCGACGAATCCCGCTCAGCGGCTTCGCGGACGCTGCTGGCCGCCTTTGACGGGAGCGATGCCTTTGAGCTGACCGATGTGCTGCAATCCCCGCAGCAGTTCGATGCGATGATCGATGCGAGGAAGGTCGCTCTGATCATTCATATCGGGCAGAGCTTTGAAAGGGATTTGGCGGCGGGGCGTCCGGCGCAGGTGCAGATCATTGGGGATGGGCGCAACTCGAACGTCGCTACCGTCGCTATCGGCTATGCGGGGGAGATCGTGGAGGCGTTTAACCGGGACCCGTGGGGTGCCTCGGCCATGCCGGAAACGGTACGGCTGGTGGACCGCGCCTGGTACAACTCGAACCTGTTGAGCCGCTGGTTTATCGTATCGGCGCTGGCGGCCACGATTGGGATGGTTATCGTGCTGCTGCTGGCCAGTCTCTCCGTGGCACGCGAACGCGAGTTTGGCACCTTTGACCAACTCATGGTGGCGCCGTTTCGACCGTGGGAAATCCTCGTCGGTAAGTCCGTACCGGGGATAGCCTTTGGGCTGCTGGATGGGTTGCTGCTATCGCTGGGGGCGATCTATTGGTTTGATGTGCCCTTCCGGGGGACGTTTATGGCCCTGGTGCCAGCGCTACTGGTTTTCTTTGTCTCCATCGTAGGAGTGGGGCTGTTGATCTCCTCCCTCTCGCTGACGATGCAGCAGGGGCTGCTCGGGGCTTTTACGTTTATCATGCCGTCGGTGATTCTGTCGGGCTTCGCCACGCCGGTCTCGAACATGCCCGAGTGGCTGCAGACGGTGACGCTCGTCAATCCGTTACGCTACGCGGTGCATGCGCTCAGGGACATATTCCTGCAAGGGGCAGACCTGCCTCAGGTGTGGCCGCAAATCTGGCCCATGATCCTGATCGCGTGTGTGACCTTGCCGCTGGCGGCATGGATGTTCCGCAATCGAACCGAGTAG
- a CDS encoding LacI family DNA-binding transcriptional regulator — MNPDSNRRPTQMDVARIAKVHRSTVSLALKRHPNIAPETCDRIKKIAEDIGYLPDPMLTALSVYRYKKQDAAFQGTLAWLATTTPQFQWKNFIYKRFYEAARDQARTHGYGIEIFDLGEKGLTASRLGQILRSRNIQGILVCPQPNPHMEIDFPWEHFAAITFGFSLKKPQLHTVAASQYNGAVTVIRKLHAAGHERIGYLAIHDDRMNNNMLAGYLSESFIVNKAIPLPPLHPTDCHPKKIAQWYERYRPTAILGPPDIEERAREAGLPVDELTLACAFLPHRQWDLSGIYEDAEQIGRVAADNLVSMIHQGERGIPTSPRITLVEGKWLENRPLNLRPQEPARKRPARKKPQAVS; from the coding sequence GTGAACCCCGACAGCAACCGTCGCCCCACGCAGATGGATGTAGCACGCATCGCCAAGGTGCATCGCTCGACGGTCTCACTCGCACTCAAGCGGCACCCGAACATAGCGCCGGAGACCTGTGACCGGATCAAGAAAATCGCCGAGGACATCGGCTACCTTCCCGATCCGATGCTGACTGCGCTCTCTGTTTACCGCTACAAGAAGCAGGATGCCGCCTTTCAGGGGACGCTCGCCTGGCTGGCCACCACAACCCCGCAGTTTCAGTGGAAGAACTTCATCTATAAACGCTTCTACGAAGCGGCCAGAGACCAGGCTCGGACCCACGGCTATGGAATCGAAATCTTTGACCTAGGCGAAAAGGGCCTCACCGCGAGCCGGCTCGGGCAGATCCTGCGTTCGCGAAACATTCAGGGTATTCTGGTGTGCCCTCAGCCCAACCCGCACATGGAGATCGATTTTCCGTGGGAGCATTTCGCCGCAATCACCTTCGGTTTTTCCCTGAAAAAACCGCAGCTGCACACCGTTGCCGCTTCTCAGTATAATGGCGCCGTCACGGTGATTCGCAAGCTCCACGCCGCCGGGCATGAACGCATCGGCTATCTGGCCATCCACGATGACCGCATGAACAACAACATGCTCGCCGGGTATCTCTCCGAGAGTTTCATCGTCAACAAAGCGATCCCCCTGCCCCCGCTGCACCCCACCGACTGCCATCCGAAAAAGATCGCTCAGTGGTACGAACGCTACCGCCCTACCGCAATCCTGGGGCCACCCGACATCGAAGAGCGTGCCCGCGAAGCTGGCTTGCCTGTCGATGAGCTAACCCTCGCCTGCGCCTTTCTGCCACACCGGCAGTGGGATCTATCCGGTATTTATGAAGATGCCGAGCAGATCGGCCGCGTTGCCGCAGACAATCTCGTCTCGATGATTCATCAGGGCGAGCGTGGTATCCCAACCTCTCCCCGCATCACGTTGGTGGAAGGCAAATGGCTGGAAAACCGTCCCCTCAACCTCCGCCCGCAGGAACCGGCTCGTAAGCGCCCTGCCCGCAAAAAGCCACAAGCGGTCTCCTAG
- a CDS encoding heparinase II/III family protein has protein sequence MATPTATTTDAAVAQPVENREHPRLLLTDQRVEEIRQLAKTDPLVARQIEKLRENAEKYLKEPPLSDAESRAQRLNIARAVLGRILTWGMIYHIDGDERYAERAREELLNACAFTDWAPYQFLVTAEMGTAVGFGYDWFYNELSPEDRETIHQALMEKCLDYAPAAYGMPGQEKRPNWSAVGNTDIAHNNWNQVCNGGLLTAAFALQDEEPDMLELVVEGARKSLPRAMEYYGPDGIWPESPTYMSYGVMYNALCIALMEDQLGTDFGLSEMEGFDKNNEYLRYIFGPTGVAYTYGDGGPTKDAETGGGVMAAWLIKHFGYDEYISLYRERLADAQSKPLGRYSASLPVGAANRFAALLPLWMPEGDGQEEAGLLEELPLNVHKRGVADLVFLRSSWDDPDAVWVAMKAGLNGFAHAHLDLGSFVMEAEGVRWGVDLGSGKYSLPGYWDRVPGGKRWSYFRMTNLSHNTAGPGDQIQKEDATAPVIGFFDEPGFAAAVVDMSEVFPGTAEKILRGIALIDDQQVLVQDEWVQPSGKDPLVWRMMTSATVMLSNDKRSAQLIYDGKQLTARIVEPANATFDILSATPPTKQEHQNSGYRVLTATVPASTRDMTLAVLLVPGGGDGEEPEILPLEDWESYTD, from the coding sequence GTGGCAACTCCGACTGCCACCACCACGGACGCTGCAGTCGCCCAGCCAGTCGAAAACCGTGAGCACCCTCGCCTGCTGCTGACTGACCAGCGCGTGGAGGAGATTCGCCAGCTCGCCAAGACGGACCCGCTGGTCGCCCGACAGATCGAAAAGCTGCGCGAGAATGCCGAGAAGTATCTTAAAGAGCCGCCCCTCTCGGACGCAGAGAGCCGCGCACAGCGCCTGAACATTGCGCGCGCGGTGCTTGGTCGCATCCTCACCTGGGGCATGATCTACCATATCGACGGCGACGAACGCTATGCCGAGCGTGCCCGTGAAGAGCTCTTGAACGCCTGCGCATTCACCGACTGGGCCCCCTACCAGTTCCTGGTCACAGCTGAGATGGGGACCGCCGTCGGCTTTGGCTACGACTGGTTTTATAACGAACTCTCGCCGGAGGATCGTGAAACCATCCACCAGGCGCTGATGGAAAAGTGCCTCGACTATGCCCCTGCCGCCTACGGCATGCCCGGTCAGGAAAAGCGCCCGAACTGGTCCGCAGTCGGTAACACCGACATTGCCCACAACAACTGGAACCAAGTCTGCAACGGCGGACTGCTCACTGCGGCCTTTGCCCTCCAGGATGAGGAGCCCGATATGCTCGAACTCGTCGTTGAAGGGGCGAGGAAAAGCCTGCCGCGCGCCATGGAATATTATGGTCCCGACGGCATCTGGCCGGAGAGCCCGACCTACATGAGCTATGGCGTAATGTATAATGCCCTGTGCATTGCACTGATGGAGGATCAGCTCGGCACCGACTTTGGCCTCTCCGAGATGGAGGGCTTCGACAAAAACAACGAATACCTGCGCTACATCTTCGGCCCCACCGGTGTCGCCTATACCTATGGTGACGGCGGCCCGACCAAGGACGCCGAGACAGGCGGCGGCGTCATGGCCGCATGGTTGATCAAGCACTTTGGCTACGATGAGTACATCTCGCTTTACCGCGAGCGCCTCGCGGACGCACAGTCCAAGCCGCTCGGGCGTTATTCCGCCAGCCTGCCGGTCGGTGCTGCTAACCGTTTCGCTGCCTTGCTGCCCCTCTGGATGCCTGAAGGAGATGGACAGGAAGAGGCCGGCCTTCTCGAAGAACTTCCCCTCAATGTCCACAAGCGTGGTGTCGCCGACCTGGTCTTCCTTCGCAGTTCCTGGGATGACCCGGATGCCGTCTGGGTCGCCATGAAGGCCGGGCTCAACGGTTTTGCCCATGCGCACCTTGACCTGGGTTCATTTGTGATGGAGGCCGAGGGCGTGCGCTGGGGCGTGGATCTGGGCTCGGGTAAGTATTCCCTGCCCGGCTACTGGGATCGCGTCCCCGGCGGCAAGCGTTGGAGCTACTTCCGCATGACCAACCTCAGCCATAACACAGCCGGACCCGGTGACCAGATCCAGAAAGAAGACGCCACCGCACCGGTAATCGGCTTTTTCGACGAGCCCGGCTTCGCCGCTGCGGTCGTGGACATGAGTGAAGTCTTTCCCGGTACCGCCGAGAAAATCCTGCGCGGCATCGCCCTCATCGATGACCAGCAAGTCCTCGTGCAGGACGAGTGGGTCCAGCCTTCCGGTAAAGATCCGCTGGTCTGGCGCATGATGACCAGTGCCACCGTCATGCTCTCTAATGATAAGCGTAGCGCCCAGCTGATTTACGACGGCAAGCAGTTGACCGCACGCATTGTCGAGCCGGCCAATGCCACCTTTGACATTCTGTCGGCGACCCCACCCACCAAGCAGGAGCACCAGAACTCAGGCTACCGCGTGCTGACGGCTACCGTCCCGGCCTCGACCCGTGACATGACCCTGGCCGTGCTGCTGGTCCCCGGTGGTGGCGATGGTGAGGAGCCGGAGATTCTCCCGCTCGAAGACTGGGAATCGTACACGGATTAG